In Glycine max cultivar Williams 82 chromosome 15, Glycine_max_v4.0, whole genome shotgun sequence, the DNA window GAGTTAAAACCCCAGTAGGCCCTCCCTATCGAAGGAATAAACGTCCGACCTGAAACTCAGCTTTGATTGTTTCCACTGACTAATGATTGAGGCCAACAGGTGGAACCAATTCTCatcttgtttgcctttgagcGTTATGCCATGGAGATTCTGCGGTTGCGAAGGACACCCGGGAATAGGTTGTTGCAATCCAAATTGTCGTAAAACTCTatcgggttggtgccactcaacaacatggaaacaaacCAGTGGCACCACCCGCGAACCAGGCTACACTTCCAACCACACAAATTGGAGGCAACGCTGCCATCACAGTTGCTGTGTATGGCTCCTagacaaactgcatataacaacacacttgtcaattttcagtcaaacataacatattaaaatttcatttaaccaatacattacgatcttcttacctcatgtcgtttcatCAGATCCAATTTGCGACGAAAAACTCTAagatcatcattgccaatatgctgatttccacgtcgcagccacctacaataaaaatgaaatcatcattgtcaacacgttccatcattaaatattttcaatacaaatctaattttttaaatgacaaaCCTGTGTCCaagtggtttattttctatgaCGGGAGgcgtcctctttggagccaaagtcgtgcatcgttcccatgcccacatttggattaagatgcacatacctccgattgatttaactttgtaatcggtggcgctgcacatctctctatataaatatgCAAGCATGGCAGGTCCCCACGCATACATGCTGCACTgttcaaagtcacgtaaaaattgtaGGTACCTTAAGGAAACTCTGCTACTACTTTTGTTAACAAAGAGGACACCTCCTATGAATCGAAGGATCCACgcacgggtaaacctttgtaattgCTCAACGTTACCCTCGTCAATATTTATGTgagaaaaatggtgagccaaccaacttaatttgacGACACTGCCTTCAATTTCGCCTTCCTGTGGTCTGACTCCTAATAATTCTTCACACAAATCGGCCCAAACAAGATTTGTTGAATCAATTAATGGTGCCCCGTCAGTACGTAGACCTAATAAAACTGACACATCTTGGAGAGTAATGGTAGCCTCTCCGCATCTCAGGTGAAACGTGTGGGTttcgggcctccatctttcaatgaACGCACTAATTAAGGCCGCATTTATCTTTAGGTATCCCATCTTCATGATCCAATAAAACCCACATTGTCGAAGCAGAGGAACAATTTCCTCTGGTATTTGTTCTTCACCTTGATAAGTCGGGACTGCTCGTCTGATGTGTAGTTTTCTGTCTGGTttcccattccaaacatgttctgaaacatgcttgGGTTGCATCCACAACACCTCACCATCAATTGGACCAGACCTAGTTTGTATACTTGATGAGCATGACAACGAAGATGCTATAGatcctacaaaataaaatataatacaattaattgacgataaaatttatacattaattatacatacacaaattaagtatatttacaaaaaattaattaaaataaataagaaattatattttttaaatttcaataacaaaatatattatacaaataacctaattcatatatattctataaataaattaaattacaaacaaatataaatttaaatatataaattaatgacttcaaataattacgagtaaaataatttaacatacaaaatcaataatttaaaatacgtAAAACTATTCTAGTTTAAACATAACatatgaaactaataataataactaaaactaatgtagtataaaaaatttaattctaacctaatttaaatttactaatttacactacataaaattattcttaatctatcataacaaatatttaaactaaatgtaatctaccatatacaaaattaatgacttcaaataattacgagtaaaataatttaacatacaacatcactaatttaaaatacgtaaaactattctaatttaaacataacatatgaaactaataataactaaaactaaggtaatataaaaaatttaattctaacctaatttaaaattactaatttacaTTACATACAATTATTCTTAATCTatcataacaaatatttaaactaaatgtaatctaccatatacaaaattaatgacttcaaataattacgagtaaaataatttaacatacaacatcaataatttaaaatacgtaaaactattctaatttaaacataacatatgagactaataataattaaaattaaaattaacgtaatataaaaaatttaattcaaacctatttttaaattaataatttacaatacttaaaattatttctaatctatgatcaaatatttaaactaaatgtaatctaccatatacaaaatttaaattaaagctAATCTAAACTTAATAAGTTATGGTACCTAAAATTATtcctaatctaaaattattaaattatggtACCTAAacctatataaaaaatttcaactaaacttaatctatcatataaaattattcctaatttaccatataaaaaattattcctaatttaccatataaaaaatttaaactaaatctaaTCTACCCTGTAACATTAAGAATTGAAActaaactatacaaaattattattatcttacactacctaaactatacaaaattattattatcttacactacctaaactatacaaaattattatcttacacTACCTAAAACCATTTTATTATCAGAATATAAacatctatataaaaaaaacatacaaaagattcaataaataacttacaaatttttttacgaAAATGGAAGAACACCAACAAGAACAGCACCAACCAAGCAGTTCTCTCTCCACACAATATTTCACTCTCTCGGATAACAAGCAAACTCGAAAGCAAGGAGCAAGGAATGCAGGCAAACAATTGAAGGCCAAAACGCAGTTTATAAACGCAGAGAAAGGTGCGTTGATCTACATGCGGAATGGGAAGATACTGGAGACAGATAAAAGCGTCAAGGCATTGAAGAGAAAATACGAGGAAATCTTGGATTATTATCAAAAAAATTGGCGGGATAGATAAAACCAAGACTATGGGATATGAAATGCAAAGGGGAAGGACAGGGTCAAAGCGCCAACACCACTGGCGTTTTGCAAGACAGGGTCAAATCGCCAATCAGGTTAGCGCGTCCCTCCAACCTTCGACACTTGTCTGCCATGCATGAAGTCACCAGTTCTACTGGCGCGTCCCATGCTGGGTACGTGCAAAAACAGCACCCCCCGGAAAATACTTCTAAAACAGCCCTAGTTTGGGAAATTTTTTGTAAAAGAACCCCAAACAGGAAAATTTGCCTCTATTAACATCTCCCTTTCGTCCTTTTTCGTTTTGgaatatatttcatatataaaaaaattaatattattttaaaatttataatttttatatatactagtTTTATTCGATTGAATCATCAGActgtatcaaaataaaatttcttgagtttgaatttttgaatattttaaatatgaaacgCCAAAacatattaatgataaatagaaatagagccacaaataaaatattacaaataatttttttaagaaaaaaatatatactaaaagattattttatattaagcataaaaaaattcaatatataataatatactcGATTGTATAAAGCAAATTCTTCATATCGTTCTTCATTTTtctatagaaaatatattattatcaattacTAATTTAAGgatgtaaatataaaaataatttcttgttATTTTCCAATAACAACTATTTTTAGCATATCTAAAGAGGATACCTTGTATTTCTTTGGTTGACAGGTTCGTTTTTCTCTTTTGGGACAggtgcccctggtaccttcacTACCTTGTATTCTCTTTCTGTACTCCTTTTTACCtatttgatatatattaattagctatttcaaaaaaaaaaaaaacttctcgttgtataattatcatttattttacaCACTTATTATTGTTACTTTTCATattaacagtaaaaaaaaaaaaaaagtaatggaGGCTAGATTAAAAAAGTTTGTTCTTATActtcatattttttgttctagttcatacataaaaaaaattctcacatTTGGTTTCTATAAAAATGTGTTACAACTTACAAATCGGATTTTGTCATTTGTTGAGGTTATGATATGTTCTGAGTTTTTCATATAGGGACAAAAGAAGTATGACTTGGGTGACAACACCAAAATGTAGTgttcctttttttaataaaaatcaaaatgaaatgtAGTATTTATTTGTGTATGAACTAACacgaaaattattattgaatgtAGGAATTAAATCTAACACGATCATAATATCtacaattcaattttaaatttaaatggtgtcttactttattttttgttgaattaaagAGGGTCTTACTATTTACCAATGTTTTGAAAATCTGACCAGATATCCCAAAAAAATGAGACATTAACTGATCGAGGATCGGTccctttccaatttttttttatttaatttaaaatattttttagataactaaaaaacatacttaaatattttacatgattatcaattattttatcatctattattattatttatctttaaaaacatatatttagtcatttttattaatttataatttttagatcctaatttttttataattttatattattttattacttaaaatattatataatattaaaaaatataaaccccTTTAACTATAATTAAACCATTGAATCTTGAACCAATTAAATCCCGTTTTAAAAACCTTGCTATTTATTCTTAACAACCTTAAAGCCAATCAAGTCTTGTGACCaagaaattattattagatAGTCTTTGATTATCATCCATAGTCCCAATCAATCTTTATGTgatacatatttaaattttttaattaatttacaataaataattattatacttaATTATATGTGATATAAAGATTAGTTACAACATGATAATCTCGAACCATCTAATAATTTCTTTGAACTGAAGACAACTATTCATATTTCTTGGTAACTTATGCCTCCTCTTACTCTAAATACATGTGAACTATATTGTGCTCCACTCTAACTGCTGACATTACCAGATTACATCTAAAATGTTATTGTTGTCTTGATTTCAAAGATTAGCTGATAAACCGATAAAGAAAAATCTGCATGAAATATTTGTCCATTCTCAGGTTCTGAAGTTCAATCCTACTGAATCTGGAAGCTGTTTTACTAAAGCTAACTGGCCAATGTGAGGAAGCTAGTCTTGAATATATGATAACATAAAATTGctcttattgtattttttacatCAAATACTAGTACAGAGACATTCATTTCAGTGATAaaattttgttgtgtatttttttaagctCTTAGACTTCTTGTCcagataataaataataatattctgaTTTTAGATGAATCATTCCAGGTCTCATTCATTAAATGGACAAATATTTCATACAAAATCTTCTCTATCGGTTTATCAGCTAATAAGTAAGAAAAGGCAATTGAGACCTGGActggtttattttacttttttaccctttaaaatgattttgctttaaATATGTCCTACTTTGATAGATTATGCAATCAATCAGGTTTCTGAGTCCTGCATTTTTCTTACACTGCTAAGCCATGCGAGAACACCTGCCAAGGCAGTACTGTACCTGGGTCGCAATCAGGTTTGAGCAAGATTGATATAAATCTTCCAGAATTTTACGttcttccattttttaattattttatatgttctggttaagtttaattttgattacaATGCAAAGATGCATATAAAACATGCTTGTATAACTTTAAAAGTATGCAGAGTtaccaaatatatataaactataatATGTTATTTCCATTACAGAGGTTCTGAAGTTCAATCACCAAAACAGACATAGGACCACACAAAGCAGTGAGTTACTGCTATTTCAATTTTCACGTACCAAGATAATAAACCTGTCAAGTATGGTTTAAAAATTAAGAGTGTTtcatacattttctttttaataaaaaagggaTCAACAAACAAGCAAAAAACTGATTAATCATGGTAGAGACAAAGGGACTGTTAACAGTGCTCTTTGCTTGAGTTGTATTTGGTGACACTGACCCCTATTGCGAGCTGAACCTAGCTCAGAAGATTTTGATTCTAATCAGAATAACTGATGCCAAAACCTCTCCACTTTAAAATTCTCCGGGAAAAAAGTGTCATTGAGTTAATCACTTCAAAAAATCTATTGAACCCAGAACCTCTAATTTGTTTCATGATTAATGAAGTCATTCAAAGTACCATTAACTTGTTGATCGGATCAGTATCATATACAAGTACCCTGTcgatttatttattcattcaaGATATCTCTAAATGCATGCATGAAATCCATAGACACCTGTTTTCCATTATACAAGGTTCttctccttttgtttttttttatcaaataacttttaagttagaaacatatattttagtttaaaaggaaattcagatacatattaattatatgttcTAAATGCAAGTATAAGGCAAAACCGAAACAAGGTCTGCCAAGAAAAGGAGGTTATATTTTAAAGACCCGCCAAATCTAAGAACTTCTTAACAGTTATTTTTTGGCCTAAATTTAGGCACACTAAATTGAAACTCATtcatctattaataaaaaaataacaatatcaaaacactaaaatttctactATGAACACTATATAACATTTTCCTCTGTTTTATTCTATAAAGGATCAATTGCAATGTGTGCCAGTGCCATATAGACTGCATGCAAAAGCAATATACACTGTTCTCCCCTTTGTGGTGAAAGGGGATGCAAAACTCATTCTaaatttaaacctttttttgTTTCCAACAAATCCGTAATTTTCTTATAAGATAAATGGATTATCAAAAAGGGACAAATGTGCTAATGGAGACAGTAACTAGTCTACGGACAACAAATACAAATACTGCAAATCCATCAACATTGTTAACAGAAATTTCCCTCAATTGAAGAAACTGTTCAGTGTTCACTAACACTTATTCCCTCCACAAATACAAAACGTAATTAATCCATTGACACAGAAATTAAGTCTCCAGTGTCATCTTCCAAACCTAAAAATCTTatcaaatacaaacaacaaaattGTAAAGAATATCAATGCTAAACCTAAAACACAGTAACCATCCATTCCACAGTATTTTTCCACGAAAAGTTCCACACAATCACAATGAGAGGAACGAAATAGATACATACACTGTTGcattatcatcatcaatggcagcGAGGACGACACTGTTTATTGTTTGCGAGAGGCAAGGCCTTGCAGTGTTCAACGGCGTTCACCAACTCATGGTCCCTGAACCCAATAAGAAACTGGGCCAACCCTTCAAGAAACAGCGCGGCCTGGTAAACGGTGGTGGCACTAAGTATGTCCACAAGCACGTTCCTCCTGAGGCGGTTTGCGTAGAGGAACACGCTCACGAGCTCCTCCATGTGGGCCTTCACATCGGCCCCCACAGCAACCTTGGACGAGGCTCCGCTGCCCTTGTGATGATGGTCACGGCAGCGGAACCAGTTCCCCATTACGCGGCCCACGAATGCGTCCTCCGCGTGTTTCAGGCGGTCCGAAAGGGCCGGTACAATCACGCGGAGGCCGCACTCGATCTGGTCCATGCGGGCAGTTAGAGCCTCCGAAGGGTTGCGCCAGGCCATCGCCACCTGTACATAAAGAATAATATGCgtgaattattgtaaattgtgataaattaatcaaagaaaagaaagagaaaacaaaatcagtctccaataaaaattatatcatatttttattatcatgatATTAATACCAAATATCACCCCAAAAGACTAACAGAGAAAAAATGCTTTATTATTCATTCATTCTAACTaacagaaagagaaagagactcCCCATTCGAATTTTTCAACTCacattctaacaaaaattaataattaaaaattaaaaaaagcaaaCTAACAAACGGAAAAGCGTATAACCTGCCAGGGGCGTTCGGGGAGGGgaaagtggtggtggtggtggtggtggtggtggggaTCGGAATCATCTTCGTCGTCGGTGTGGTCGGGGGAATGTTCGTCTTGGAGGAAGGAGCGGGCGAGGTTGGTGAAGAGGGAGGGGTGGAGGTCGCCGAGCCAGAGGAGGGGTTTCTCGAGGGAGTTGCGCCACTCCTGGGAGAGGAGCTGGGAGGCGTCGGAGGTGGCGGCGGCGTCGAGGGCGTGGTAGTAGGACTGGAAGTGCTGGTGGAGCATCTCGACGTGGGTGGAGAGAATGGTGAGGGAGTCGCCGGAGATGGAGTGGCGGAGGAGGGGGAGGTGGTTGTTCTTGAGGGTGTTGAACCACTCTGCGTAGTACTCCTTGAAGGACCGAGACTGCTGCTTGTGGCTACGGCTGAAGAGTGGCGCCACGGCTTTCAGCATTTTTCTTCTTGGAGGGAGTCTTGTTTTTCGGAGGTTCAACAACGGTTATGGTTTTTGGCGCGGGACTCGGaaggtttatttatttatttaaaggtgGAATTTCCGTAAGACCGTAAAACGGTAAAAGGCATAATagagctttttattttcactgcGTTTTTAACTCATATTACAAAACGCATGTTTAACTCTTTCTATTTATCTATCAAAAAGTATGTCTGAAGCAAAGGGAGTGGTGTTGTTCACATTCATCTTActtttcctcattttttttccttattttgggTTTTGATtctgcatcttttttttttattattttatgaaggGATGGTTATGCATCCTATTGCCACCAAATTCTACATTTCAGTTACTTATTAATATTCATCggtgaaaattaaaaacaacactTGTTCAGATTGATCGGTGAAAACTCCcccaaaatttcaataattaatattttttacttgataACAGGGTTCTCtcgtaaaagaaaaatatataaaatggaaaaaggaaaatgtgcaggTCCATGGAATCAGAGATACATTGCTCAGGATGTTCAGTGCCCC includes these proteins:
- the LOC100799625 gene encoding protein INAPERTURATE POLLEN1, which codes for MLKAVAPLFSRSHKQQSRSFKEYYAEWFNTLKNNHLPLLRHSISGDSLTILSTHVEMLHQHFQSYYHALDAAATSDASQLLSQEWRNSLEKPLLWLGDLHPSLFTNLARSFLQDEHSPDHTDDEDDSDPHHHHHHHHHFPLPERPWQVAMAWRNPSEALTARMDQIECGLRVIVPALSDRLKHAEDAFVGRVMGNWFRCRDHHHKGSGASSKVAVGADVKAHMEELVSVFLYANRLRRNVLVDILSATTVYQAALFLEGLAQFLIGFRDHELVNAVEHCKALPLANNKQCRPRCH